DNA sequence from the Vicia villosa cultivar HV-30 ecotype Madison, WI linkage group LG3, Vvil1.0, whole genome shotgun sequence genome:
cgattgtcgaaagagtacgagaaaggtgTATCAGAATTCGTTAAGTTTACAGTTGCGCACGCCGAAGACCCGAGTCGAatgacgtgtccttgcttgggttgctgttatggggggtCAGTTGACATCGCATTTACTacagtttggaattgatagaagttatacatgttggaatttgcatggtgagaaaagtaacgggaatgttgaatcGAGGTATAATACgacgtatgcttcaaacgacgattgcacagacacatacgattatgatcgagtcgaagagattgcagaagcgcatGAAAAAGATCTTGAGGATTATCCGAAAATGTTCGAGatgttggtaagcgatgcagagaaaccgttgtatgatggttgtacaaaattcacaagtttGTCtgtggtgttaaagttgtacaacttaaaggcggacaatggatggtcggataaaagtttcacagggttattagcccttatgaaagaaatgctaccagaggataatgttcttcccaatcgaacgtatgaggccaaaaagatgttgtcctctattggcatgagctatgataagatacatgcctgtccaaacgattgcgttttgtttcgaaacgagtatgcagcgttgaatgagtgttctaaatgcggtgcccctcgatataagaaaaagttatctccgacaaaagtcttatggtattttcctataattctgagatttagacgcatgtatcgtagtgaaaccgattcaagacacttgacttggcatgcagatgaaagaattattgatggaaagttgcgacatccgggagactcaccacagtggatgaaagttgataatgatcatcctgaatttggaaaagaagcaagaaaccttcgtttgtcattgtctactgatgtaatgaacccgcatggtattcaaagtatctcgcatagcacctggcctgtgattcttatgatttataacctacctctgtggctatgtatgaagcgtaagtacatgatgttatctatgttaatttctgggcctaaacaaccagggaatgacatagacgtatacttggcacccttaatcgaagatttaaagtttttgtgggagaacggtgtggaggtttatgatgggtataggaaagaaagtttcaacttgagggcgatgttgtttggaacaattaatgattttccagcatacggaaatctatcagggtacatcaataaaggtcaaaaagcgtgtcctgtttgtgaagatgaaaccgatacgacacgattggatctttgttagaagaatgtctttctcggtcatcgtagattcttaaattctaatcatcactaccgtgggtggagaaaagcattcaatggaaaggccgaacaacgtacagccccgccttttttgacaggtgatcaaatttttgaaaaggtgaaagatgtgagtactcagtttggcaagccttttgcacatttacttgtcaagggtgggtggaagaagaggtcAATTTTTTTAGAACTTcgatattggaagtcgttgtatgtaagacatttcctcgatgttatgcatattgaaaaaaatgtatttgacagcgttattgGTAGGTTACTCAATATataaggaaagtctaaggatgaccttaacataaggaatgacatggtaaacatgggaatgagaactgaattgggacccgtgacgaaaggaagacgaacatatcttccacctgctgtttacactctatctagaaaggagaagaaaacattgtgtaagttcctcagtgaagttaaagttccagaaggctactcatcagatattagaagacttgtgtccatgaaagacctcaagttaaagagtttaaagacgcatgattgccatgttataatggaacattttctaccaataggtatacgctctattctgccagaaaatgtaagaagcgcaataactaaactgtgttttttcttcaggtcaatttgcagtaaggtgatcgatcccgcgatcttaccaacattgtaaaaagagatagttgttactttatgtgatcttgaaatgtatttcctccctcgttttttaacataatggttcatctagtcgttcatcttgtgaaagagacacaattgtgcagaccagcttatatgagatggatgtaccttgctgaacgttatatgaaaatattaaaagggtacgtgaaaaacagaagtcgaccggagggttgtattgtcgaacgatacgttgttgaagaagcggttgagttttgtactgaatatctgtcaaatgttcaatcaattggactccccaaatctcatattgttgaaaaaaataaggaaaaaggctaattggaaataaagttgtgacaatatcaatggtcgagcgggatcaagtgcatttgtatgttctgcacaatgagattgaggttgagccgtatgttgaaatgcacaaggttgttctccgaggtttaaatccaaatagaaatgagaattggatagtacgagagaacaatcgaagtttcataccgtggttgagggaacatatttattcaaagtatcgttcaaatcctgcttcagtaacagaaaggttgagatgtttagcatatggtccaagtatagttatgttatcttatagcgcatacacaattaatggatacacattttatacaaaagaacaggatgataaaagtactatgcaaaatagtggtgttaccttggtagctgaagcaatgcacatattaAGTGTGAATGACTTAAATCTGAAATTTGCAAACTTGTcttattttggggttatcgagcgcattttggtgtttgattacgcgaagtttcaggttcctgtatttggttgcaagtgggttgaaaataataatggcatacgaatggataagtcaggatttttgcaagtggatctcaatagggtgggatacaaagatgagcctttcattctagcctctcaagctaaacaagtgttctatgtcaatgatccgactagtacaaaatggtctatagtgcttttatctaacaaaataattgatgaaaacattggagatcaaggtgatattggtgttggcattgaatcttgtacaagaaacaatcaaaatgagaatgaatcttgtactagaaatgatcataatgagggtatttggatcaatccaaccgtccgcgttgttaagagacgcgtagaacatattcctaccaagaaaagaaagagacgttagtgaaaaaggtaatagtatatatattcaattccgacaactttattttttttacacaagtactaatgtgctttattcaatttgtaccgattattatatattcaatttgtatagtttttttcaatttgtattccgattgttacaatacttgtcatccgattttggtgcatattttcgttttgtacataacttttgaaccatgtatccgtttgttgacttctttacatgtaactatactattttgacgattacggagctgctcatgcacttatctttgcatttcgggactgtttttttatcggttttgcttctgtccataatcaaaagtcgggcttagggtctgaatttcagaaaaccgacttcatttttgagtccgtgaggacgttttaccatagccatgtaaatttcgttcaattccgacaactttctttttttgacacttattccgatttcaccgatttcgattTCGATTTCCTTGTACATGGTtactttgacttccatttgacttgtatagattgttaacttattaatagtgtactaatgtgctttagtttttTTGATACATGtcaaatggctagtaatcaagcaAACCGTTGGACGataaaaaagatatgatttggtttgagcttaaggtatcatatatggttgttgttattatcttgacgataatttgtttaaattacttatactaacacactctatgcgtatgttttttcgcagaggtcttttaacatactagatgagcgtaaacgctacatacttggtttggccggaaaaagatatagagggtggaaagctttttttaacaaacacctatcttaaggataaagaaggaaactttcttgaagaggcaccgagACGTCCAAAAAAATATGAGCTCTTCATTAAAGAagaagattgggttgagtttgtaaatcaaagagatgaagctttccggaaaaggagtgccacaaatagggcgagagcatcaaaacccgcgtatccatacaaaaaagggcgtttgggatatgcacgcttagaggaaaaaattgtaagtaaatagaaatgctacgttcttattaattgtctaaatgtgttgtaattgacgattttatcatttgtgtcaatgcatagttagaggagacgaaaagtgaggaaacctcacttccagtacatgtgttgtggaaggaagctcgtgtgggcaagaattgAGCTattgatcccgatgttcaaaaagtttatgatgaatgtgtaagtataacactgtctttaattaaatcaaatgtttattaatatataattgattttttatctccactaataatttttgaaatgtaaatgaatacaggagaccatgtcgcaatcgctatccaccggtgaggaccaggataataggagcgtacttagtagagcactagatgttcctgagtatcccggtcgggtgaggggtaaaggtcatggtttGAATCCAACCTCTTTCTATAAGAaatctaggagaagaaatcctaccaatgaagaagtgttgcaaaaattgaaggaattacaagcacaagtctctgaattgcaaagagataaagagatgtatatgagagaaaagtacaatacttcatcggtgaaagaaactagtgataaagctagtatcaactgtcaaagaaaatttcccgaggtaactataaattattttttcttacaatttttctattttattaatgataatgactctatatttattattggtttagggcatttcatcttgccaactatacttatcgtcaccggatTACCGCCTAGTTGGccagggaaaagtgcacaacactttaggagatttacttcaccatagaccgctcccggatggacacctgaaagtatcagttgatgttgtattagatcatgatgtgtGTAGCAAcctaaaacctaaaacctataggagcatagtattcaccattcaagttatccccagcagagtcgccagctgtagcaacctgccctaaaaattaaagattagagtcgccacctattctaccaaggcgaataggaaacctcgcgcagttaagagatcagggtaagatactatattcaggtcgagggaaggtgttaggcaccctcaaccctttcctaaaggctaacattcaaagataaagatttatggcaaggtttataaagaaaggtgacagagagtagTAAGAGTTAaaagctaattatttgaacatgattagagtttggaagagggggactcgccttgctgccaagtgcctacgtacctccttagggaggatcagagtctacgtagttcgggcacaggattgtacgccttagagttgaattgaatgtatttgaatttgttttgaaatgcgaatgttcgaaggtatcttgaattaccttatcgtagttgtgaacattgcaatgtttgaagggatgaaaatccgtagtattgtggtttagtgtttagatgtgttttaagatttgggcgtacaaccctgattttaatatgttaccgttagttgcgatgatcaataggtttgatcaccatagttaacggattgaatgaaggattgctaaccattctgatcgatagattcgattatcacgaataacAAATAAGTGTATTTTAAATTAGATTGTTTGAATTGAGGGTAGTTTGggaattaaattattttgttattaatCATCGCAATCAATGGAGTTGATTAAAACGATTAATAAATTAGTGAAGGATTGTTAACTGtcctaatcgattgattcgattataactattaacaaattaattgtattttaaatagATGGAAATAAATAgcccaaaataaataaactaagatcatagaaggatttattttggactCAGACCCAAATTAACACTAACCTTAATCCCATTTTCTTAATTAAAACTTTATAAAAACAAAACTCAGGAGGGGTCTTTTACATGTTTCTCACGcagcatgtatatatatatatacatatttttttctaatataataataataacccaaagaaaatgaatgaagaCTTTTCAAATTATCATGGCAACCAATCTAAACGTGACACCCaacatgaaattaaaataaataaaagcaaagCTAATTATGATAAGATCAAATGTTAAACCCCTTTTCTGTTTCTTCCTCATTCCTtcgttcttcttttttttttttttgaaggcaAGAGACTAATATTATAAAACAACCACCAACCGGTTCAACAAATACAAGACCAAAACCAAAGAAAATTACAAGCCGATTGCAACTATTAAGataagtaaaacaatgggttattgctaaactcatagaaattacaataggaatgagtaattttccctataaaagaccacctccacaTTAATGCCTTAACACTCCATACCACATCCCTCGAGTTCCAAGAAGCATTGTTGAAAACTATATCGTTCCTTCGAAGCCACAAACTCCAAATAATAGCCAACCAAATAATTCCCTCCTTTCCCTTTTTGACTTTCTTTTTCCGGCAAAAAGAACTCCAATGACAAAACCCCTCCTTAAAATTCGTAAAACTTTGATAGTTCATTCCTACCCAATCCGACATCTCCCTCCAAACAATAACGGAATTCCGACAAGAAAAGAAGGAGTGtaataatgtttcatgacaatcACCACAAAAAGCACAATCTAAATTCGAAGTAGAATTGAGAATACCTTTCCGAAAAAGAGAATCTTTCGTCGGGAGCTTATTGAGAAAACACCTCCAACCAAAGGCCTTCACTTTTACCGGAGCCTCCATCTTCCATATGTCGCTAAAATCCTTATGAAAGCGGTCATCCGGGCCAAGAGGAATATGCTGCAAATTCAACCTATTATAACAAGAAGAGACGGCGAAGAAGCCATCCACACCATGCTGCCACTTAGCCGTGTCGGGGCTGTCCGGCCGCAAAACCGGAGCACTTTCCAACAGCATACTAAGGCGGTTGACATCATCACTAATTTGCATCGAAGCGGTTGCCGGAATACCGAAGTCCCCCCAAATCCAACTACCTTCTCTCCAACCTCCCATAGCACCAATTGAGGCGTTTTGCAAAAGAGAAACATTAAAAAGATCCGGAAAGAGGTTCTTCAAAATTCCTCCATTCAACCAATTACCATGCCAAAAGGATGTATAAAAACCGTGCCcaacctaaaaaataaaattgttagtaAAAAAATCAATAGGTAGCTTGTTCCCCACCGAAGCTAAATCCGCCCACCACACCGATGAAGTTTTTGTGGTCACTCTATTATTTAACCCACCGGTTACCCTTAACTTCACATCCTCATACCGCGCCTTTAAAACCCGAAACCACATCTCGTTAGAAGCTCCAAA
Encoded proteins:
- the LOC131656753 gene encoding uncharacterized protein LOC131656753 — protein: MSVNATYLVWPEKDIEGGKLFLTNTYLKDKEGNFLEEAPRRPKKYELFIKEEDWVEFVNQRDEAFRKRSATNRARASKPAYPYKKGRLGYARLEEKILEETKSEETSLPVHVLWKEARVGKN